One window from the genome of Corynebacterium sp. SCR221107 encodes:
- a CDS encoding dolichyl-phosphate-mannose--protein mannosyltransferase has product MAPAGRFARTREPRIPTSSQLYVWTRRDTIFTVVVAVLAFSTRFIGLTTATASGTPVFDEKHYVPQAWDMVRSWFNPVLGGIESNPGYGLVVHPPLAKQIEALGEQIFGYTPLGWRVMAALFGVAVVLLTMDLARRLSHSPYVALFAGILATCDGVLLVSSRFGMLDIFQVLFIVAAAWALVLDNQQMDRRFWQWWLRHEDSEKWGPRAGFRWWRFACGVFLGLALSVKWSGLYYMAFFGVLAVAMDAFRRRKFGIERPLVGALIRDSFPAFASLVILPVALYAWSWRAWFANETAAYRHAAEDGSIPADSVLRSLPDTLANWLYYHQSVLKFHESLTTSSGHSHPWDSKPWAWLVSARPILYYSSTDINCGDTTCRRMIYLFGTPAIWWLTVPVLLWATWALVIRRESNYLVPFVAFLAGFLPWLAAYDRQMYFFYATALAPMMIVMLSLILGTLWKSGRILAIERLQKFAPGVSSGQAWVITYLAFVIAMFLYFAPILYGMQITDSYYESLMWFPSWK; this is encoded by the coding sequence ATGGCTCCTGCCGGTCGGTTTGCACGCACACGCGAACCCCGCATCCCTACTTCGTCCCAGCTCTATGTTTGGACGCGGCGGGACACGATTTTCACAGTAGTTGTCGCAGTATTAGCCTTTTCCACTCGCTTCATTGGTCTGACAACTGCCACCGCAAGTGGGACGCCAGTGTTCGATGAGAAGCATTACGTTCCACAAGCTTGGGACATGGTTCGTTCGTGGTTTAATCCAGTTCTCGGCGGAATCGAGTCGAATCCAGGGTACGGGCTCGTTGTCCACCCTCCTCTCGCCAAGCAAATTGAGGCACTCGGGGAACAGATCTTTGGATACACACCACTAGGCTGGCGGGTGATGGCTGCACTCTTCGGGGTAGCAGTAGTCTTGCTGACCATGGATCTTGCCCGAAGACTTAGCCACTCTCCCTACGTTGCTCTCTTCGCGGGCATTCTGGCCACCTGCGACGGAGTGCTTCTGGTCAGCTCGCGGTTTGGCATGCTTGATATCTTCCAAGTGCTGTTTATCGTTGCCGCCGCGTGGGCTTTAGTACTCGACAATCAGCAGATGGATCGGCGGTTCTGGCAGTGGTGGCTGCGCCACGAAGATTCTGAGAAATGGGGTCCACGGGCAGGTTTTCGCTGGTGGCGCTTTGCGTGCGGCGTTTTTCTGGGTCTCGCGCTTTCCGTCAAGTGGTCTGGCCTTTATTACATGGCGTTTTTTGGTGTGCTTGCAGTTGCCATGGATGCTTTCAGGCGCCGAAAGTTCGGAATCGAACGCCCCTTGGTAGGTGCTCTCATAAGAGATTCTTTCCCCGCCTTTGCGTCCTTGGTAATCCTCCCAGTTGCGTTGTACGCGTGGTCATGGCGCGCGTGGTTTGCAAACGAAACAGCTGCCTATCGGCATGCCGCCGAGGACGGCAGCATCCCTGCAGACTCCGTACTACGTTCATTGCCAGACACCCTCGCGAATTGGCTCTATTATCACCAGTCTGTCCTAAAGTTCCATGAGTCACTCACAACTTCGAGTGGACATTCACACCCCTGGGACTCTAAACCATGGGCATGGCTTGTCTCGGCACGCCCCATTCTCTACTATTCGAGCACTGACATCAACTGTGGGGATACAACGTGCCGTCGCATGATCTATTTGTTTGGAACCCCCGCCATTTGGTGGCTAACCGTGCCAGTTCTCTTGTGGGCGACCTGGGCTCTGGTGATACGACGCGAAAGCAATTACCTCGTTCCGTTCGTTGCGTTCCTAGCTGGTTTCCTACCGTGGCTTGCAGCTTACGACCGCCAGATGTATTTCTTCTACGCCACCGCACTCGCACCAATGATGATAGTCATGCTTTCCTTGATCCTTGGCACACTGTGGAAGTCAGGGAGAATTCTCGCAATTGAGAGGCTACAGAAGTTTGCACCTGGAGTATCCAGTGGGCAAGCATGGGTGATAACCTATCTCGCTTTCGTAATTGCGATGTTCCTCTATTTCGCCCCTATCCTCTATGGGATGCAGATCACCGATTCGTACTATGAATCGCTCATGTGGTTCCCGAGTTGGAAATAA
- the rsmI gene encoding 16S rRNA (cytidine(1402)-2'-O)-methyltransferase produces MTLDLAGNQLPPLPRGIILAATPLGNVADASPRLAQALAEADFVASEDTRRTRALAQALGVEIRGQVLSNFDHNEQGRAVQLIEYARTGTVVVVTDAGMPIVSDPGFPLVEAAHEAGVSLTCFPGPSAVPVAVALSGLHVGKFAFDGFAPRKAGQRRQWLETLRNETRAVCFFESPHRIAETLADAAEVLGGNRRAAVARELTKTYEEVRRGTLEELAAWVREGIRGEISVVIEGVTKKEVADVRELIDEVEALVSGGMRLKEACAKMAEDYGVSKKVLYDAVLKAR; encoded by the coding sequence ATGACTTTGGATTTGGCAGGTAATCAACTTCCACCTTTGCCACGCGGCATTATTCTAGCGGCCACCCCGCTGGGAAACGTCGCCGATGCGTCGCCGCGGCTAGCACAGGCGCTTGCAGAGGCGGACTTCGTTGCCTCTGAAGATACGCGGCGCACGAGAGCATTGGCGCAGGCATTGGGGGTCGAAATCCGCGGTCAGGTGCTGAGCAATTTTGACCACAATGAACAAGGGCGCGCCGTGCAACTAATTGAATACGCGCGCACTGGCACCGTTGTTGTAGTAACCGATGCGGGCATGCCGATAGTGTCGGATCCAGGTTTCCCTTTGGTCGAAGCGGCGCATGAAGCCGGAGTGTCGCTCACATGTTTTCCAGGACCTTCAGCCGTTCCGGTGGCGGTGGCACTGTCTGGGTTGCATGTCGGCAAGTTTGCCTTCGATGGATTTGCTCCGCGCAAGGCTGGACAAAGGCGGCAATGGCTGGAGACGCTGAGAAACGAAACCCGTGCCGTTTGCTTTTTTGAATCTCCGCACCGGATTGCCGAAACGCTTGCCGACGCCGCCGAGGTTTTAGGAGGCAACCGTCGCGCCGCCGTCGCGCGTGAGCTTACAAAGACCTATGAGGAGGTACGCCGTGGAACTCTTGAGGAGCTTGCCGCTTGGGTGCGTGAAGGCATTCGAGGTGAAATTTCCGTCGTTATCGAGGGCGTTACGAAGAAAGAGGTTGCCGATGTGCGAGAACTCATTGACGAGGTCGAGGCTCTCGTTTCGGGCGGAATGCGATTGAAAGAGGCTTGCGCGAAGATGGCCGAAGACTATGGAGTGAGCAAGAAAGTACTGTATGACGCCGTGCTCAAGGCACGCTGA
- the metG gene encoding methionine--tRNA ligase, producing the protein MNNVLVSVAWPYANGPRHIGHVAGFGVPSDVFARYQRMIGANVLMVSGTDEHGTPLLVQADKEGVSVKELADRYNRQIVEDLAGLGLSYDLFTRTTTRNHYAVVQELFKGLYANGYMIKQTTMGAISPSTGRTLPDRYIEGTCPICGAADARGDQCDTCGNQLDPADLINPVSKINGETPKFIETEHFLLDLPALAEALGTWLEGRKDWRPNVLKFSLNLLEDLRPRAMTRDIDWGIPIPVEGWEENPSKKLYVWFDAVVGYLSASIEWAKRSGDPDAWRQWWNDPEAKSYYFMGKDNITFHSQIWPAELLGYQGKGAKGGNVHSLGELNLPTEVVSSEFLTMSGSKFSSSKGVVIYVKDFLKEFGPDPLRYFIAVAGPENSDTDFTWEEFVRRVNNELANGWGNLVNRAVSMAYKNFGSVPAPAALEPADEAILTQAQNAFAEAGECLAHSHFKQGISIVMQLVGEANAYIADMEPWKLAKDDTQRERLGTVLWTALQVISDCNVMLTPFLPHTAQRVHETLGRTGVWAAQPEIREVVDDEPLDLVGVGLPELGQTYPIITGDYEIQQAKWERIEVIPGTELAKPQPLIAKLDPELGQTGPDWAPVRA; encoded by the coding sequence ATGAATAATGTGCTCGTTTCAGTAGCTTGGCCATATGCAAACGGTCCCCGACACATCGGGCACGTGGCTGGCTTTGGTGTTCCTTCCGATGTATTTGCGCGTTATCAGCGCATGATTGGCGCCAACGTACTTATGGTTTCAGGTACCGATGAACACGGCACCCCACTTTTGGTGCAGGCGGATAAGGAAGGCGTCAGCGTCAAGGAGCTTGCTGATCGCTACAATCGCCAGATTGTTGAAGACCTCGCAGGCCTTGGTCTGTCCTATGACCTCTTTACCCGTACAACAACTCGGAACCATTACGCGGTCGTACAGGAGCTGTTCAAAGGGCTGTACGCAAACGGGTACATGATCAAACAGACGACGATGGGGGCGATTTCCCCTTCGACCGGTCGTACCCTTCCTGACCGCTATATCGAAGGTACGTGTCCGATTTGTGGGGCTGCCGATGCACGCGGTGACCAGTGCGATACCTGCGGAAACCAATTGGATCCGGCGGATTTGATCAACCCAGTTTCGAAGATCAACGGTGAGACCCCAAAGTTCATTGAGACCGAGCACTTCCTGCTGGACCTGCCTGCGCTCGCTGAGGCGTTGGGTACCTGGCTTGAAGGACGCAAGGACTGGCGTCCTAATGTCTTGAAGTTTTCTTTGAACCTGCTCGAGGATTTGCGTCCACGTGCGATGACCCGAGACATCGACTGGGGAATCCCAATTCCTGTCGAAGGATGGGAAGAAAATCCATCGAAGAAGCTTTACGTGTGGTTCGACGCGGTCGTCGGATATCTGTCTGCCTCGATTGAATGGGCCAAGCGTTCGGGTGATCCGGATGCTTGGCGTCAGTGGTGGAATGATCCTGAGGCAAAGTCCTACTACTTCATGGGTAAGGACAACATCACTTTCCACTCCCAAATATGGCCGGCCGAGTTGCTAGGCTACCAAGGAAAGGGAGCAAAGGGGGGCAACGTCCATTCTCTTGGCGAGCTTAATCTTCCTACTGAGGTCGTGTCTTCCGAATTCCTGACCATGTCGGGATCGAAGTTTTCTTCTTCCAAGGGCGTCGTTATCTATGTCAAGGACTTCCTCAAAGAGTTCGGCCCAGACCCCTTGCGTTACTTCATTGCGGTGGCCGGCCCGGAGAACAGTGACACGGACTTCACATGGGAAGAATTCGTTCGACGTGTCAATAACGAGTTAGCCAATGGCTGGGGTAACTTGGTCAACCGTGCTGTGAGCATGGCCTATAAGAACTTTGGTTCTGTTCCAGCTCCAGCAGCGCTAGAACCTGCCGACGAGGCGATTCTTACTCAAGCACAGAACGCATTCGCTGAGGCGGGAGAGTGTTTGGCACATTCGCACTTCAAGCAGGGCATTTCGATTGTGATGCAACTTGTGGGCGAAGCAAATGCATACATCGCAGACATGGAGCCTTGGAAGCTAGCCAAGGATGACACCCAGCGCGAGCGCTTGGGAACCGTATTGTGGACTGCCCTGCAGGTGATCTCGGACTGCAACGTCATGCTTACCCCGTTCTTGCCACACACGGCACAGCGCGTGCATGAAACGTTGGGACGCACGGGAGTGTGGGCTGCACAACCAGAAATCCGCGAGGTGGTCGATGATGAGCCACTGGACCTGGTCGGAGTCGGGCTGCCAGAGCTCGGCCAAACTTATCCGATTATCACCGGTGACTACGAGATTCAACAGGCGAAGTGGGAAAGAATCGAAGTCATCCCCGGTACCGAACTTGCAAAACCACAACCCTTGATCGCGAAATTGGATCCAGAACTTGGCCAGACTGGCCCTGACTGGGCTCCGGTTCGGGCCTAA
- a CDS encoding GNAT family N-acetyltransferase: protein MSDEPRARAETTIRPIAKDDVAAVVEIYNQAVDDTVAIWNNDHVDEANRLQWIESHDAAGLPILVAEVGGEIAGYASLSVFRDFQGFAHTAENSIYVHPRFQRRGIASLLLEKIVESARELKLHVVVAAIEGSNEASLTLHSRLGFRSAGVIPQAGIKFGRWLDLHFMYLLLEDTGVNP, encoded by the coding sequence ATGTCAGATGAACCGCGTGCACGAGCAGAAACAACTATTCGTCCGATTGCGAAGGATGACGTGGCTGCAGTCGTCGAGATATACAACCAAGCTGTTGATGACACTGTCGCCATTTGGAACAACGATCATGTCGACGAAGCCAATCGCCTGCAGTGGATCGAAAGCCATGATGCTGCGGGACTGCCGATTCTCGTCGCAGAGGTTGGAGGAGAAATCGCAGGCTATGCTAGCCTTAGTGTTTTTCGCGATTTCCAAGGCTTTGCTCACACTGCTGAAAACTCGATCTATGTTCACCCGCGTTTCCAGCGACGTGGAATCGCCTCGCTGCTGCTTGAAAAGATTGTGGAAAGCGCGCGCGAACTCAAACTTCACGTAGTAGTCGCCGCTATCGAGGGATCTAATGAAGCCTCTCTTACGCTGCATTCACGCCTCGGTTTCCGAAGCGCAGGCGTGATACCACAGGCCGGAATCAAATTTGGCCGCTGGCTTGACCTGCATTTTATGTATTTGTTGCTCGAAGACACCGGAGTTAATCCTTAG
- a CDS encoding TatD family hydrolase: MSKKKPRPTPVPAPIIPKLIDAHTHIASCGAREAVEVSALVGRAVDAGVELICTVGDGLAEAELALSAAHMDERVYAACAIHPTKSNELDATARARLRELANDTRCVAIGETGLDTYWIKHDPENTADLDTQIEALIWHAQLAVDSGKTLMIHNREADEELMRVLAEVPQPKSIVLHCFSSPIEVAKQALERGYVLSFAGNVTFKRNEELREAARIAPIEQIFIETDAPYMTPEPFRGARNESSLIGHTATCIAQVRGIAVEELAEATFRNFQRIYLDK; this comes from the coding sequence ATGTCGAAGAAGAAGCCGCGTCCTACTCCAGTCCCCGCCCCAATAATCCCCAAGCTCATTGATGCCCACACCCACATAGCTTCGTGTGGAGCACGCGAGGCCGTAGAAGTATCGGCCCTCGTCGGCCGTGCAGTTGATGCCGGAGTGGAATTGATCTGCACTGTTGGTGACGGTCTAGCTGAAGCAGAGCTCGCTCTCTCTGCCGCGCACATGGATGAAAGAGTCTATGCTGCATGCGCCATTCATCCAACCAAGTCGAATGAGCTTGACGCAACGGCGCGGGCACGGCTGAGGGAATTGGCGAATGATACTCGGTGCGTCGCAATCGGTGAAACAGGTCTCGATACCTATTGGATTAAGCACGATCCGGAAAACACAGCGGATTTAGATACTCAAATTGAAGCGCTCATCTGGCATGCGCAACTGGCAGTTGACTCTGGGAAAACGTTGATGATTCACAATCGGGAGGCCGATGAGGAGCTGATGCGCGTGCTTGCAGAAGTTCCACAGCCGAAAAGCATTGTCCTGCACTGCTTCTCCTCACCGATAGAGGTGGCAAAGCAGGCGCTGGAGCGGGGGTATGTGCTTAGTTTTGCCGGAAACGTCACCTTCAAACGTAACGAAGAATTGCGGGAGGCGGCCCGCATCGCTCCTATTGAACAGATTTTTATTGAGACCGATGCTCCTTATATGACCCCTGAGCCATTTCGGGGTGCTCGAAATGAGTCGAGCTTAATCGGGCATACAGCGACGTGCATTGCTCAAGTGCGCGGCATTGCGGTCGAGGAATTAGCTGAGGCAACGTTCAGAAACTTTCAGCGCATTTACCTTGACAAGTAG
- a CDS encoding resuscitation-promoting factor: MGIHQKSRINNSPKFSVPMRLATGGVLAAVAVGGVTVVTQKKDVTIDINGDQMTLATWSGDVQGALDKAGIAIGEKDLVYPAPSEELRNNETVTVRTSKQVAVVIDGEEKTIDTNATTVGELVNQLDGISSAVAALSVSQNQDAKIPEDGMTVDVTTPKIVSLTDGGKTVYSEIAAATVADVLEQRGISLGKDDVVTPSLDTAVSKNLKINIDRVVISEVEGTESYTVDPTFVDDPNAFEGEETEVSPATPGERSITRKITTVNGVETANEIIDEKILTPAIAATISRGTKQPTSAPAVAGGSVWDSLAQCEAGGNWAINTGNGFSGGLQFTPSTWLGFGGGEYAPQAYLATREQQIAVAQKVQAVQGWGAWPACTSKLGLR; encoded by the coding sequence GTGGGTATCCACCAGAAGTCCCGAATCAATAACAGTCCAAAGTTCTCTGTGCCTATGCGCCTGGCAACCGGCGGCGTCCTCGCGGCGGTCGCAGTCGGCGGGGTCACCGTCGTTACGCAAAAGAAAGATGTCACCATCGACATCAACGGCGATCAAATGACCTTGGCTACGTGGTCTGGGGATGTTCAGGGGGCATTGGACAAAGCTGGGATTGCTATCGGTGAGAAGGACTTGGTCTACCCAGCTCCTTCGGAAGAGCTTCGAAACAACGAAACGGTTACCGTTCGCACTTCCAAGCAGGTGGCTGTCGTCATTGATGGTGAAGAAAAGACCATCGACACCAACGCCACCACCGTTGGTGAGCTTGTTAATCAACTTGATGGGATTAGCTCCGCTGTTGCGGCACTGAGTGTCAGCCAAAATCAGGATGCCAAGATTCCTGAGGATGGCATGACGGTCGATGTCACCACTCCGAAGATAGTGTCGCTTACCGACGGCGGCAAGACTGTCTATTCAGAGATTGCAGCCGCCACCGTCGCCGACGTGCTTGAGCAACGCGGAATTAGCTTAGGTAAGGACGACGTTGTTACTCCGTCGCTAGATACCGCAGTCAGCAAAAACCTCAAGATCAACATCGATCGCGTGGTGATCAGCGAGGTTGAGGGCACGGAGTCGTATACCGTCGACCCAACCTTTGTTGATGATCCGAACGCTTTCGAGGGTGAGGAGACCGAAGTAAGCCCGGCTACTCCGGGAGAGCGCTCCATAACTCGTAAAATCACCACCGTCAACGGTGTCGAGACCGCTAACGAAATCATCGACGAAAAGATCCTGACTCCAGCGATCGCGGCAACGATTTCCCGTGGCACCAAGCAACCAACCAGCGCGCCCGCTGTTGCTGGCGGCTCGGTTTGGGATTCCTTGGCACAATGCGAGGCCGGTGGAAACTGGGCGATTAACACAGGCAACGGTTTCTCCGGCGGTCTTCAGTTCACCCCGAGTACGTGGCTCGGCTTCGGCGGTGGTGAATACGCCCCTCAGGCCTATCTCGCAACCCGTGAGCAGCAAATTGCGGTGGCACAGAAGGTACAAGCAGTCCAGGGATGGGGTGCTTGGCCGGCGTGCACCTCCAAACTTGGTTTGCGTTAG
- the rsmA gene encoding 16S rRNA (adenine(1518)-N(6)/adenine(1519)-N(6))-dimethyltransferase RsmA — MGNLRAQLLGPAEIRTLAEKLDVSPTKKLGQNFVHDPNTVRMIVAAAELDSSDHVIEVGPGLGSLTLALVDTVEKVTAVEIDPRLAKQLPHTVAERAPEFADRLTIIQRDALLITPEDLNQPTALVANLPYNVSVPVLLHLLATFPTIRRVLVMVQAEVADRLAAAPGNKVYGVPSVKASFYGNVRRAGSIGKNVFWPAPKIESGLVRIDCFDPVSAPWPITEQTRKQVFPLVDAAFAQRRKTLRAALSGVFGSGQVAEEALRAAGIEPTLRGEKLDITDFVRLAGVTNA, encoded by the coding sequence ATGGGAAATCTGCGTGCGCAACTCTTGGGTCCGGCCGAAATTCGTACCCTTGCGGAAAAACTGGATGTTTCGCCGACAAAGAAGCTGGGGCAAAACTTCGTTCATGACCCCAACACGGTGCGCATGATTGTTGCAGCGGCTGAATTAGATTCGTCTGATCACGTCATCGAAGTCGGCCCAGGTCTGGGATCGTTGACATTGGCCTTGGTAGATACTGTTGAAAAGGTAACAGCCGTGGAGATCGATCCGCGATTGGCCAAGCAATTACCGCATACTGTTGCCGAACGCGCTCCGGAATTTGCCGATCGCCTAACGATTATTCAGCGCGATGCACTTCTGATAACACCGGAAGACCTAAATCAGCCCACAGCGCTTGTCGCCAATCTTCCCTATAATGTCTCGGTTCCAGTACTCTTGCACCTGCTGGCTACGTTTCCGACGATTCGGAGGGTACTTGTCATGGTTCAGGCGGAAGTTGCCGATCGGCTCGCTGCAGCTCCTGGAAACAAGGTTTATGGTGTCCCGAGCGTAAAAGCCAGCTTTTATGGCAACGTCAGGCGTGCGGGTTCAATCGGAAAGAATGTATTCTGGCCAGCGCCGAAGATAGAGTCTGGGCTCGTGCGCATTGACTGCTTTGATCCCGTCAGCGCACCTTGGCCGATTACTGAACAAACTCGGAAACAAGTCTTTCCTCTTGTGGATGCTGCATTCGCACAACGCCGGAAGACGCTCAGAGCAGCACTTTCTGGCGTATTCGGTTCCGGACAAGTTGCGGAAGAGGCACTACGGGCAGCGGGAATTGAACCAACGCTTCGTGGAGAGAAACTCGATATCACGGACTTTGTCCGCTTAGCAGGAGTAACCAATGCCTAG
- a CDS encoding 4-(cytidine 5'-diphospho)-2-C-methyl-D-erythritol kinase → MPRQTLEDQRGLRTVTATAHSKVNLHLGVGPVREDGYHELVTIFQALSLHDEIILREVDQDPRQVAGQESIIAGFEVNGNPSVPTDSSNLAWRAIDKLYAWHRAHGGKQLLPVTLELNKGIPAAGGMAGGSADAAAALRAFNALLPHPASEEVLLELSAELGSDVPFTLSGGTQRGTGRGENLTPVISTGTYHWALAFAKEGLSTPAVFAKLDTMQRSSHLDTRELALALRSGDVHEVAANLHNDMQAAALSMRPSLRTTLERGQRAGALRGIVSGSGPTCAFLCEDALIAQEVAAELGLYGAVAVASGPAPGAQLSNLGQA, encoded by the coding sequence ATGCCTAGACAGACTCTTGAGGATCAACGAGGCCTTCGCACCGTCACGGCGACGGCCCATTCGAAGGTCAATCTTCATCTCGGTGTGGGGCCGGTTCGTGAGGATGGATATCACGAATTGGTGACAATTTTCCAGGCGCTGAGTCTTCACGACGAAATCATCCTACGCGAAGTTGACCAGGACCCCCGCCAGGTCGCAGGGCAGGAGTCAATCATCGCCGGGTTCGAGGTCAACGGGAATCCATCGGTCCCCACTGATTCCAGCAATCTTGCATGGCGCGCGATTGATAAACTTTATGCGTGGCACAGGGCGCATGGGGGGAAGCAACTTTTACCCGTCACTCTGGAGCTAAACAAGGGAATTCCAGCGGCTGGGGGCATGGCCGGTGGCTCTGCAGATGCTGCCGCTGCATTGCGTGCGTTTAATGCGCTGCTGCCTCATCCAGCCTCGGAAGAGGTCCTGCTTGAACTATCCGCCGAGCTAGGCTCGGACGTTCCATTCACTTTAAGCGGAGGTACTCAGCGAGGCACTGGCCGGGGTGAAAACCTGACTCCCGTTATTTCTACCGGCACCTACCACTGGGCATTGGCGTTTGCCAAAGAAGGACTTTCGACCCCAGCGGTTTTTGCCAAACTGGATACGATGCAGCGGTCATCGCATCTTGATACTCGGGAACTTGCCCTAGCCCTGCGAAGTGGGGATGTACATGAAGTTGCGGCGAATTTGCACAACGATATGCAAGCAGCAGCCCTATCTATGCGTCCATCCTTGCGTACTACGCTGGAGCGCGGTCAACGAGCTGGCGCATTGCGAGGAATAGTCTCCGGCTCTGGTCCCACCTGTGCTTTTCTGTGTGAAGATGCCCTTATAGCACAGGAAGTAGCCGCCGAACTAGGCCTTTATGGGGCAGTAGCCGTGGCGAGCGGTCCAGCGCCTGGGGCTCAATTAAGCAACCTTGGGCAAGCATAG
- a CDS encoding ABC-F family ATP-binding cassette domain-containing protein — protein MANLINLESVSKSFGLKTLLDNVSLGVQTGDRIGVVGLNGGGKTTLLEVLTGIEIPDSGRVSHNSSLKMAVVTQRAELNPEATVAEVVLAPLGLETYEWASNSKVREVLGGLGIVDLGLDSKVGQLSGGERRRTNLAAALVQDLDLVVLDEPTNHLDVEGVQWLAQHLLSRKLAIVVVTHDRWFLDTVATRTWEVHDGQVDSYEGGYNDWIFARAERARQADAMEQRRQNLARKELAWLRRGAPARTSKPRYRIEAAEALIADVPEPRNKVELMAFAKQRQGKVVVELENARIETPDGRLLVDDLTWRLAPGERIGLVGVNGSGKTTLLRALAGAYPLAAGRRIEGRTVRMGWLRQELDDLDPSLRLLDAVEEVATYVQLGKKELSASQLAERLGFSAKRQRTPVGDLSGGERRRLQLTRVLMSEPNFLLLDEPTNDLDIDTLQELESLLDSWAGTMVVISHDRYLIERIADSTWALFGDGKLSNLPGGIEEYLSRRAQLTAGKDQGVLDLGTAGGIEEKATNNQNAGSKVHTSSLSNQQIREINKQMTALERKMAKLDPQIVQLNEEMAQAAAVVDTAALVDLDKKLKALQGEREELEMQWLELGEQLES, from the coding sequence GTGGCAAATCTCATTAACTTGGAATCCGTCAGCAAGTCTTTTGGACTCAAGACTCTGCTCGACAACGTAAGTCTCGGAGTTCAGACTGGGGATCGAATCGGGGTAGTTGGACTCAACGGTGGTGGTAAGACTACTTTGCTTGAAGTTCTCACGGGCATTGAAATACCCGATTCGGGGCGTGTGAGCCACAATTCCTCACTCAAGATGGCTGTCGTGACGCAACGGGCAGAATTGAACCCTGAGGCAACGGTCGCTGAGGTGGTACTTGCGCCCCTAGGCTTGGAAACGTACGAGTGGGCATCCAACTCTAAGGTTCGCGAGGTACTTGGGGGATTGGGCATCGTTGATCTTGGTCTAGACTCAAAAGTCGGGCAGCTTTCCGGCGGAGAGCGCAGGAGGACAAATCTTGCTGCTGCGCTGGTCCAAGATCTTGACTTGGTCGTGCTCGATGAGCCGACCAACCACCTTGATGTCGAAGGCGTTCAATGGCTGGCCCAGCATTTGCTTTCCCGCAAGCTGGCGATAGTCGTTGTCACCCACGACCGTTGGTTCCTTGACACTGTAGCTACGCGAACGTGGGAGGTACACGACGGGCAGGTTGACTCCTACGAAGGCGGCTACAATGACTGGATTTTCGCTAGGGCGGAGCGTGCCCGACAGGCCGATGCGATGGAACAGCGTCGGCAGAATTTAGCGCGAAAAGAACTCGCTTGGTTAAGGCGTGGCGCCCCGGCCCGAACCTCAAAACCGCGTTATCGCATTGAAGCTGCCGAAGCCCTGATTGCCGACGTGCCAGAGCCACGAAACAAGGTCGAACTCATGGCCTTTGCCAAGCAACGTCAGGGCAAGGTCGTGGTGGAACTGGAAAACGCACGAATCGAGACCCCCGATGGTCGTTTATTGGTCGATGACCTGACATGGCGGCTCGCTCCAGGCGAAAGAATCGGTTTGGTGGGCGTCAACGGATCTGGCAAGACGACGTTGCTTCGCGCCTTGGCAGGTGCCTATCCTCTAGCTGCTGGAAGGCGTATCGAAGGGCGTACCGTTCGCATGGGCTGGCTGCGGCAGGAACTTGACGATCTTGATCCTTCCCTGCGCCTCCTCGATGCTGTTGAGGAGGTAGCTACCTATGTGCAGCTTGGCAAGAAGGAGCTTTCAGCATCGCAGCTGGCAGAACGCCTCGGATTCTCAGCAAAGCGTCAGCGAACTCCCGTGGGGGATCTCTCAGGTGGCGAGCGTCGTCGATTGCAGTTGACCCGAGTGCTCATGAGTGAGCCCAATTTCCTTTTGCTCGACGAACCAACGAATGACCTCGACATAGATACCCTCCAAGAGCTTGAATCTCTCCTCGACTCGTGGGCTGGAACAATGGTAGTCATTTCACACGATCGCTATCTCATTGAACGCATCGCTGATTCCACATGGGCGCTGTTCGGCGATGGCAAGTTGAGCAATTTGCCGGGTGGCATCGAAGAGTATCTTTCGCGTCGGGCGCAGTTGACGGCGGGCAAAGACCAAGGTGTATTGGACCTCGGAACCGCTGGTGGGATAGAGGAAAAGGCCACAAACAACCAAAATGCGGGATCAAAGGTTCACACTTCATCACTCTCGAATCAGCAGATCCGTGAAATCAATAAGCAGATGACTGCGTTGGAACGCAAGATGGCGAAACTGGATCCGCAGATAGTCCAACTCAATGAGGAGATGGCGCAAGCAGCTGCTGTTGTGGACACAGCGGCCCTGGTGGACCTAGATAAAAAGCTTAAGGCGCTTCAAGGTGAGCGCGAGGAGCTGGAGATGCAATGGCTAGAATTGGGAGAACAACTCGAAAGTTAG